From the genome of Planctomycetota bacterium, one region includes:
- the hisA gene encoding 1-(5-phosphoribosyl)-5-[(5-phosphoribosylamino)methylideneamino]imidazole-4-carboxamide isomerase, giving the protein MPESRRGRLTIYPSIDLRGGEVVRLAQGDFERQTTYDRDPALLVQQWANLGAERLHVVDLDGAKAGAVQQAEAIEAIVRAEPRLKVQAGGGVREIDDVRRLLNAGCDRVVVGTRGVRDRAWLESILSGDDIAGRVVLAVDAKGGRVAVGGWQETTDVAVLDLAADVSTLPLAALLYTDVARDGMMTGTDADGTQQLARATELPVLASGGVGSIDDLQPLISSDVEGVIVGRALHEGTLDLEAALRLGRGVD; this is encoded by the coding sequence GTGCCTGAATCGCGTCGCGGCCGACTGACGATCTACCCGAGCATCGACCTGCGTGGCGGCGAAGTCGTTCGCCTGGCGCAGGGGGATTTTGAAAGGCAGACGACTTACGACCGCGACCCGGCTCTGCTGGTTCAGCAGTGGGCGAACCTCGGGGCCGAGCGGCTTCACGTGGTCGACCTGGACGGTGCCAAAGCCGGAGCGGTACAGCAGGCCGAGGCGATCGAAGCAATCGTGCGGGCCGAGCCTCGGCTGAAGGTCCAGGCCGGCGGCGGTGTACGGGAGATCGACGACGTGCGACGCCTGTTGAACGCGGGTTGCGATCGCGTTGTCGTCGGGACTCGCGGCGTGCGCGATCGCGCGTGGTTGGAATCGATCCTCAGTGGCGACGACATCGCCGGGCGGGTGGTTCTGGCCGTCGATGCCAAAGGCGGCCGCGTGGCGGTGGGCGGTTGGCAGGAGACGACGGACGTGGCGGTGCTCGACCTTGCCGCGGACGTGTCAACCTTGCCGCTGGCGGCGCTGCTGTACACCGACGTTGCCCGCGACGGCATGATGACTGGGACGGATGCCGACGGCACGCAACAGCTTGCCCGCGCGACCGAGTTGCCCGTGCTTGCCAGTGGAGGCGTCGGGTCGATCGACGATCTGCAGCCACTCATCAGTTCCGATGTCGAAGGCGTCATCGTCGGACGCGCGCTCCATGAAGGCACCCTCGACCTCGAAGCCGCGCTGCGCCTCGGTCGTGGGGTCGATTGA